A DNA window from Gorilla gorilla gorilla isolate KB3781 chromosome 6, NHGRI_mGorGor1-v2.1_pri, whole genome shotgun sequence contains the following coding sequences:
- the LOC101124364 gene encoding olfactory receptor 6V1-like, translating into MGNYSIVREFVLLGFSYLHEFQVLLFALILLIYVLMLLGNLAIISFICLDSRLHSPMYFFLCNFSLMEMVVTSTVVHRMLADLLSTHKTMSLAKCLTQSFFYFSLGSANFLILMVMAFDRSVAICHPLHYPTITNGPVCVKLVVACWVVGFLSIVSPTLQKTRLWFCGPNIIGHYFCDSASLLKFVCSDTRHIEHVDLFLSLLFVLTTMLLIILSYVLIVAAVLHIPSSSGCQKAFSTCASHLTVVVLGYGSAIFIYVRPGKGHSTYLNKVVALVTAVVTPSLNPFIFTFRNEKVKEVIEVVTKRIFLGDPAACR; encoded by the coding sequence ATGGGTAACTACAGCATTGTCAGGGAGTTTGTGCTCCTGGGATTTTCTTATCTCCATGAGTTCCAGGTTCTGCTGTTTGCTCTGATCCTGTTGATATATGTGCTGATGCTGCTGGGCAACCTGGCCATCATCAGCTTCATTTGCCTTGATTCCCGCCTTCACTCAcccatgtacttcttcctctGCAACTTCTCCCTCATGGAGATGGTGGTCACCTCCACTGTGGTACATAGGATGCTGGCAGACCTGCTATCCACTCACAAGACCATGTCCCTGGCCAAATGCCTAACCCAGTCTTTCTTTTACTTCTCCCTGGGCTCTGCCAACTTCCTGATACTCATGGTCATGGCCTTTGATCGCTCCGTGGCCATCTGCCACCCCCTGCACTACCCAACCATCACGAATGGTCCAGTGTGTGTGAAGCTGGTGGTGGCCTGTTGGGTGGTTGGTTTCCTCTCCATTGTCTCTCCTACACTGCAGAAAACACGACTCTGGTTCTGTGGCCCTAACATCATCGGCCACTACTTCTGTGACTCTGCCTCGCTGCTCAAGTTTGTCTGCTCTGACACCCGCCACATTGAGCATGTGGACCTCTTCCTGTCCCTGCTCTTTGTGCTGACCACCATGCTGCTTATCATCCTCTCCTACGTCCTCATTGTGGCTGCAGTGCTGCACATCCCTTCCTCCTCTGGATGCCAGAAGGCCTTCTCCACCTGTGCCTCTCACCTCACAGTGGTGGTTCTGGGCTATGGCAGTGCCATCTTCATCTATGTGAGGCCAGGCAAGGGCCACTCCACATACCTCAACAAGGTGGTGGCCCTGGTGACTGCAGTGGTAACCCCTTCCCTCAACCCCTTCATCTTCACCTTCCGGAATGAGAAGGTCAAGGAGGTCATTGAGGTTGTGACTAAAAGGATCTTCCTTGGAGACCCAGCAGCCTGTAGGTGA